The proteins below are encoded in one region of Sesamum indicum cultivar Zhongzhi No. 13 unplaced genomic scaffold, S_indicum_v1.0 scaffold00166, whole genome shotgun sequence:
- the LOC110011349 gene encoding uncharacterized protein LOC110011349, producing the protein MDIIKDIGLAQAKSASSPFPSGLKLATISGPNFLHRDSYRRLVGRLLYLGFTRPDISYLVQQLSQYLNQPCDSHWKVALHVVRYLKGSPSKGLYFRGSNSLALRVFCDADWTSCPESRRSLTGYCIFLGDELVSWKTKK; encoded by the coding sequence ATGGACATTATCAAGGACATTGGGTTGGCTCAAGCAAAATCTGCGTCTAGTCCATTTCCCTCTGGTTTGAAGCTAGCTACTATCTCTGGTCCCAATTTCTTGCATCGTGATTCTTATCGAAGATTGGTTGGCCGATTACTTTATCTTGGCTTTACACGACCGGATATTTCCTACTTAGTACAACAGCTTAGTCAGTACCTAAATCAACCTTGTGACTCGCATTGGAAGGTAGCATTGCATGTGGTTCGTTATCTCAAGGGATCTCCATCCAAAGGACTGTATTTTCGAGGTAGTAATTCCTTAGCTCTTCGTGTATTTTGTGATGCCGATTGGACGTCCTGCCCGGAGTCTAGGCGTTCTCTCACAGGATACTGTATCTTCCTCGGTGATGAGTTGGTGTCGTGGAAAACCAAGAAGTAG